A section of the Dermacoccus nishinomiyaensis genome encodes:
- a CDS encoding leucyl aminopeptidase, producing the protein MVDITLSDKSADAIAADATVVLTAPTKDGARVIDPVGVSPAAVKALNEALATLEAKGRADEVLRLSGAGDLSGLVIAVGSGVDAEQAPTKASALRDAAGAAARSLTGTSSAVFAFPAVADDLVQAICEGIALGAYAYTAYKSKPKEALAKATLLVTDAKSSGALAGVETAAAVVTAQNWARDLVNMPPLDLNPASFADIVRKRMSGTKVKVDIMDEKALAKAECGGLIGVGRGSARPPRLVTLTYKPAKATKHISIVGKGITFDSGGLCIKPANGMATMKCDMAGAAAVAAFLEAVAALELPVAVTGYLCLAENMTGADAQRPGDVIRMHDGTTVEIDNTDAEGRLVMADGLCYATEEEPDLIIDIATLTGAAVLALGNRTAAIVGNNDEVRDELIAASERVDEHMWPMPLLEHLRPSIDSEVADLKHTGERMGGLITAAMFLKEFIGEKNGEQIDWIHMDIAAPAFNEGSPYGVNPKGGTGFAVRTLVELARA; encoded by the coding sequence ATGGTCGACATCACCCTCAGCGACAAGAGCGCGGACGCCATCGCAGCCGACGCCACCGTCGTCCTCACCGCACCGACGAAGGACGGCGCCCGCGTCATCGACCCCGTCGGAGTCTCCCCCGCCGCAGTCAAGGCGCTCAACGAGGCTCTCGCGACGCTCGAGGCGAAGGGTCGCGCCGACGAGGTGCTGCGCCTGTCGGGTGCCGGCGACCTGAGCGGCCTCGTCATCGCCGTCGGCTCGGGCGTCGACGCCGAGCAGGCGCCGACGAAGGCCTCCGCGCTGCGTGACGCCGCCGGTGCCGCCGCGCGTTCGCTCACGGGCACCTCGAGCGCCGTCTTCGCCTTCCCCGCGGTCGCCGACGACCTCGTCCAGGCCATCTGCGAGGGCATCGCCCTCGGCGCGTACGCCTACACCGCGTACAAGAGCAAGCCGAAGGAAGCCCTCGCCAAGGCAACGCTGCTCGTCACCGACGCGAAGTCGTCCGGCGCCCTCGCGGGCGTCGAGACCGCGGCGGCCGTCGTGACCGCGCAGAACTGGGCGCGCGACCTCGTCAACATGCCGCCGCTCGACCTCAACCCCGCCTCGTTCGCCGACATCGTCCGCAAGCGCATGTCGGGCACCAAGGTCAAGGTCGACATCATGGACGAGAAGGCCCTCGCGAAGGCCGAGTGCGGCGGCCTCATCGGCGTCGGCCGCGGCTCGGCGCGTCCGCCGCGCCTCGTGACGCTGACGTACAAGCCCGCGAAGGCGACGAAGCACATCTCGATCGTCGGCAAGGGCATCACGTTCGACTCCGGCGGCCTGTGCATCAAGCCCGCCAACGGCATGGCGACGATGAAGTGCGACATGGCCGGCGCTGCCGCCGTCGCGGCCTTCCTCGAGGCCGTCGCCGCGCTCGAGCTGCCGGTCGCCGTCACGGGCTACCTGTGCCTCGCCGAGAACATGACGGGCGCCGACGCGCAGCGTCCCGGCGACGTCATCCGCATGCACGACGGCACGACCGTCGAGATCGACAACACCGACGCCGAGGGGCGCCTCGTCATGGCTGACGGCCTGTGCTACGCCACCGAGGAGGAGCCCGATCTCATCATCGACATCGCGACGCTCACCGGCGCGGCCGTGCTCGCGCTCGGCAACCGCACGGCGGCGATCGTCGGCAACAACGACGAGGTGCGCGACGAACTGATCGCGGCCTCCGAGCGCGTCGACGAGCACATGTGGCCGATGCCGCTGCTCGAGCACCTGCGCCCGAGCATCGACTCCGAGGTGGCCGATCTCAAGCACACCGGCGAGCGCATGGGTGGGCTCATCACCGCGGCGATGTTCCTCAAGGAGTTCATCGGCGAGAAGAACGGCGAGCAGATCGACTGGATCCACATGGACATCGCGGCGCCCGCGTTCAACGAGGGCAGCCCCTACGGCGTCAACCCCAAGGGCGGCACCGGTTTCGCCGTCCGCACCCTCGTCGAGCTGGCTCGCGCCTGA
- a CDS encoding dipeptidase → MTATVNAGAPEDLRQRIATLMPGVVEDLKALTRIPSVSLGSFDQQHVDDSARAVAKLLEAEGMDVKVVSEGGRPAVIAHKEGPAGSPRVLMYAHHDVQPPGDDADWQSPPFEPTERDGRLYGRGAADDKAGVMAHIAAIRAWGDDLPCTVTLFIEGEEEIASDSLPALLRTYADELTSDVLVLADSANWAVGTPALTTTLRGTVRAVVTVRTLAHSVHSGMFGGAVPDSLTTLCRLLATLHDDAGSVAVAGLDSDENVDIDYTPEELRRDAGMLEGTQLIGTGPLTARLWRGPSITVIGLDATGVDVASNTLAASSRAKLSLRVAPGQDPQAAYEALAEHLRSHAPWGAQVEVELEEIGSGFDADATGPLYDEARAAFRDAWGSDPVDVGIGGSIPFVSLFAEMMPNAALLVTGVEDPDTRAHGANESLHLGEFAKVCLAEAVLLQRVAKASDGA, encoded by the coding sequence GTGACTGCCACCGTGAACGCGGGCGCCCCGGAGGATCTCCGCCAGCGCATCGCCACCCTCATGCCCGGCGTCGTCGAGGACCTCAAGGCCCTCACGCGCATCCCCAGCGTCTCCCTCGGATCGTTCGACCAACAGCACGTCGACGACTCCGCGCGCGCCGTCGCGAAGCTGCTCGAGGCCGAGGGGATGGACGTCAAGGTCGTCTCCGAGGGCGGCCGCCCGGCCGTCATCGCGCACAAGGAAGGACCCGCAGGGTCGCCGCGTGTCCTCATGTACGCCCACCACGACGTCCAGCCCCCCGGTGACGACGCCGACTGGCAGAGCCCGCCGTTCGAACCGACCGAGCGCGACGGTCGCCTCTACGGCCGCGGCGCGGCCGACGACAAGGCCGGTGTCATGGCGCACATCGCCGCGATCCGCGCCTGGGGCGACGACCTGCCCTGCACCGTCACCCTCTTCATCGAGGGGGAGGAGGAGATCGCCTCCGACTCCCTGCCCGCACTGCTGCGCACGTACGCGGACGAGCTGACGTCCGACGTCCTCGTGCTCGCCGACTCAGCGAACTGGGCCGTCGGCACGCCGGCGCTGACGACGACCCTGCGCGGCACCGTCCGCGCCGTCGTCACCGTCCGCACCCTGGCGCACTCGGTGCACTCGGGCATGTTCGGGGGCGCCGTCCCCGACTCGCTGACGACGCTGTGCCGCCTGCTCGCAACGCTTCATGACGACGCGGGCAGCGTCGCCGTCGCCGGGCTGGACTCCGACGAGAACGTCGACATCGACTACACGCCCGAGGAGCTGCGCCGCGACGCCGGCATGCTCGAGGGCACGCAGCTCATCGGCACGGGCCCGCTGACCGCGCGGTTGTGGCGTGGGCCGAGCATCACCGTCATCGGGCTCGACGCGACGGGCGTCGACGTCGCGAGCAACACGCTCGCGGCGAGTTCGCGAGCCAAGCTGTCGCTGCGCGTCGCCCCCGGGCAGGACCCGCAGGCCGCCTACGAGGCGCTCGCCGAGCACCTGCGCTCCCACGCACCGTGGGGTGCGCAGGTGGAGGTGGAGCTCGAGGAGATCGGTTCCGGTTTCGACGCCGACGCCACCGGCCCGCTCTACGACGAGGCCCGCGCCGCCTTCCGTGACGCCTGGGGCAGCGACCCCGTCGACGTCGGCATCGGCGGCTCGATCCCGTTCGTCTCCTTGTTCGCGGAGATGATGCCCAACGCTGCGCTGCTCGTCACCGGTGTCGAAGACCCCGACACCCGCGCGCACGGCGCGAACGAATCGCTGCACCTCGGCGAGTTCGCGAAGGTCTGCCTCGCCGAGGCGGTTCTCCTGCAGCGCGTCGCGAAGGCCTCGGACGGCGCGTGA
- the gcvT gene encoding glycine cleavage system aminomethyltransferase GcvT, with amino-acid sequence MTENKLSPLDERHRALGAKMADFGGWDMPIEYPGGGVVREHTAVRERVGIFDVSHLGKATVKGAGALDFVNSCLTNDLRKIGPGQAQYTMCCDESGGVVDDLIVYVKAEDDLFLIPNATNTAEVVRRLKEAAPEGIEVADAHEEYAVLAVQGPKSDEVVSALALPVDHDYMSFDEADWQGRPVTVCRTGYTGERGYELVCRWDDALALWDALVEAAAPYEGLPCGLGARDTLRTEMGYPLHGQDLSLDITPVQARSGWAVGWKKDAFWGKDALTKEKAEGPRRISRGLKLTGRGIPRAHCIVRDAEGAELGEVTSGTFSPTLGMGVALALVSPMLAEGDQVVVDVRGRMLEAVVTKPPFVEVQTRSS; translated from the coding sequence ATGACTGAGAACAAGCTCTCGCCCCTCGACGAGCGTCACCGCGCCCTCGGGGCGAAGATGGCCGACTTCGGAGGATGGGACATGCCCATCGAGTATCCGGGCGGAGGTGTCGTGCGCGAGCACACCGCGGTGCGTGAGCGCGTCGGCATCTTCGACGTGAGCCACCTGGGCAAGGCGACGGTGAAGGGTGCCGGCGCGCTCGACTTCGTCAACTCGTGCCTGACGAACGACCTGCGCAAGATCGGGCCCGGCCAGGCCCAGTACACGATGTGCTGCGACGAGAGCGGCGGGGTCGTCGACGACCTGATCGTCTACGTCAAGGCCGAGGACGATCTGTTCCTCATCCCCAACGCCACGAACACGGCCGAGGTCGTGCGCCGCCTCAAGGAGGCCGCGCCGGAGGGTATCGAGGTCGCCGACGCGCACGAGGAATACGCCGTGCTCGCCGTCCAGGGTCCCAAGTCCGACGAGGTCGTCTCCGCACTCGCTCTGCCCGTCGACCACGACTACATGAGCTTCGACGAGGCCGACTGGCAGGGCCGCCCCGTCACCGTGTGCCGCACCGGCTACACCGGTGAGCGCGGCTACGAACTCGTCTGCCGCTGGGACGATGCCCTCGCGCTGTGGGACGCCCTCGTCGAGGCCGCGGCCCCCTACGAGGGTCTGCCCTGTGGCCTCGGGGCGCGCGACACCCTGCGCACCGAGATGGGATACCCCCTGCACGGGCAGGATCTCTCGCTCGACATCACGCCCGTGCAGGCGCGCTCCGGCTGGGCCGTCGGCTGGAAGAAGGACGCGTTCTGGGGCAAGGACGCCCTGACCAAGGAGAAGGCCGAGGGCCCGCGCCGCATCTCGCGTGGCCTCAAGCTCACCGGCCGCGGCATCCCGCGCGCGCACTGCATCGTGCGTGACGCCGAGGGCGCTGAACTCGGCGAGGTGACGTCCGGGACGTTCTCGCCGACTCTCGGCATGGGCGTCGCGCTCGCGCTCGTCTCGCCAATGCTCGCCGAGGGCGACCAGGTCGTCGTCGACGTGCGTGGTCGCATGCTCGAGGCCGTCGTCACGAAGCCGCCGTTCGTCGAGGTGCAGACGCGCAGCAGCTGA
- a CDS encoding DUF3043 domain-containing protein, with protein MRAVKKKTSSGATAVGATAVEKDATREPAAPTNDAAHTPRPGAKNRPTPKRRDQEAARRRPLVETDRKAAKAAEKERAREARAQQRAAADRGEESALPLRDRGPEKRYIRDRVDARLSLGEVAMPLMFILIFSWFLLPKLAAITLALVWVIVLAGLIDSALLWRRIKKDLIAKFGAVPRGGALYAVTRSMQMRRLRFPRPTVKRGDTVA; from the coding sequence GTGCGAGCAGTGAAGAAGAAGACGAGCAGCGGCGCCACCGCCGTCGGAGCCACCGCGGTCGAGAAGGATGCGACGCGCGAGCCGGCCGCCCCGACGAATGATGCGGCGCACACTCCGCGCCCCGGTGCGAAGAACCGCCCGACGCCTAAGCGCAGGGACCAGGAGGCCGCTCGTCGGCGCCCCCTCGTCGAGACCGACCGCAAGGCAGCCAAGGCGGCAGAGAAGGAGCGCGCACGCGAGGCGCGCGCCCAGCAGCGCGCAGCCGCCGATCGTGGCGAGGAATCCGCGCTGCCGCTGCGCGACCGCGGCCCCGAGAAGCGCTACATCCGTGACCGCGTCGACGCCCGCCTCAGCCTGGGCGAGGTCGCGATGCCGCTCATGTTCATCCTGATCTTCTCGTGGTTCCTGCTGCCCAAGCTGGCCGCCATCACCCTGGCGCTCGTGTGGGTCATCGTGCTCGCGGGCCTCATCGACTCTGCCCTGCTGTGGCGCCGCATCAAGAAGGACCTCATCGCCAAGTTCGGTGCCGTGCCGCGCGGCGGCGCCCTCTATGCGGTGACGCGCTCGATGCAGATGCGCCGCCTGCGCTTCCCCCGTCCGACGGTGAAGCGGGGCGACACGGTCGCCTGA
- the sucB gene encoding 2-oxoglutarate dehydrogenase, E2 component, dihydrolipoamide succinyltransferase produces MSDRVTMPALGESVTEGTVTRWLKNVGDTVAVDEPLLEVSTDKVDTEIPSPIAGTLQEILVEEDETVPVGADLAVIGDGDAPASSDSGSDSSSDDSQEAEPQAEADEMKDEAAESAPQASESSNSSNDSAAEVSGGEKVTMPALGESVTEGTITRWLKSEGDDVAVDEPLLEVSTDKVDTEVPSPVAGKLTKILVAEDETVPVGADLAVIGGSAGSSSSDDSAEAEKAQKNQDEVDSKKQDEAVEAAESKNETPAPVKDDEAAEKEAPKAESSASEAPKDEAPKAGAGSDKQQETSTKVDNSGTYVTPLVRKIAAENNINLSTITGTGVGGRIRKQDVLDAAKKAQEPKQEAAPAASAAAPAASSTPAASTTTPQPSAEAQAKRGTTEKMSRLRKVIAQRMVESLAVSAQLTAVVEVDLTKVASIRARNKESFKSREGVNLSYLPFITTAVVEALKAFPQVNSSVDGDNIIYHNAEHIGIAVDTPRGLLVPVIKDAGDLSIAGIAKKIADLAARTRDNKVTPDELGGGTFTISNIGSNGSLIDTPIINQPQVAILGTGAMVKRPVVVTDEFGNDSIAIRQMMNLVLTYDHRVVDGADAGRFLSAIKARLEEGAFEV; encoded by the coding sequence ATGTCTGACCGCGTGACCATGCCGGCCCTCGGCGAGTCGGTGACCGAAGGCACCGTGACCCGCTGGCTGAAGAACGTCGGCGACACCGTCGCCGTTGACGAGCCGCTGCTGGAGGTCTCCACGGACAAGGTCGACACGGAGATTCCGTCGCCGATCGCCGGAACGCTGCAGGAGATCCTCGTCGAAGAGGATGAAACGGTGCCGGTCGGCGCCGACCTCGCCGTCATCGGTGACGGCGACGCTCCCGCGTCGTCCGACTCCGGTTCCGACTCCTCCTCCGACGACTCGCAGGAAGCCGAGCCGCAGGCCGAGGCCGACGAGATGAAGGACGAGGCCGCCGAGAGCGCGCCGCAGGCGTCCGAGAGCTCGAACTCCTCGAACGACTCCGCTGCTGAGGTCTCCGGCGGCGAGAAGGTGACGATGCCCGCGCTCGGCGAGTCCGTCACCGAGGGCACGATCACGCGCTGGCTCAAGTCCGAGGGCGACGACGTCGCCGTTGACGAGCCCCTGCTCGAGGTCTCCACGGACAAGGTCGACACCGAGGTTCCCTCCCCCGTCGCGGGCAAGCTGACGAAGATCCTCGTCGCCGAGGACGAGACGGTGCCGGTCGGCGCCGACCTCGCCGTCATCGGCGGCTCGGCCGGTTCGAGTTCCTCCGACGACTCGGCCGAGGCCGAGAAGGCGCAGAAGAACCAGGACGAGGTCGACTCGAAGAAGCAGGACGAGGCCGTCGAGGCCGCGGAGTCGAAGAACGAGACGCCGGCCCCGGTCAAGGACGACGAGGCCGCCGAGAAGGAAGCCCCGAAGGCCGAGTCGTCGGCGAGCGAGGCGCCGAAGGACGAGGCCCCCAAGGCCGGCGCCGGCTCCGACAAGCAGCAGGAGACGTCGACGAAGGTCGACAACTCCGGCACCTACGTCACGCCTCTGGTGCGCAAGATCGCGGCCGAGAACAACATCAACCTGTCGACGATCACGGGCACCGGCGTCGGTGGCCGCATCCGTAAGCAGGATGTCCTCGACGCCGCGAAGAAGGCCCAGGAGCCGAAGCAGGAGGCCGCCCCGGCTGCGTCCGCCGCGGCTCCGGCAGCATCCTCCACCCCGGCCGCGTCGACGACGACGCCGCAGCCGTCCGCCGAGGCTCAGGCCAAGCGCGGCACGACGGAGAAGATGTCGCGTCTGCGCAAGGTCATCGCGCAGCGCATGGTCGAGTCGCTCGCCGTGTCCGCGCAGCTGACGGCCGTCGTCGAGGTCGACCTCACGAAGGTCGCGAGCATCCGTGCGCGCAACAAGGAGAGCTTCAAGTCTCGCGAGGGCGTCAACCTCTCCTACCTGCCGTTCATCACGACGGCTGTCGTCGAGGCGCTCAAGGCGTTCCCGCAGGTCAACTCCTCGGTCGACGGTGACAACATCATCTACCACAACGCCGAGCACATCGGCATCGCGGTCGACACGCCGCGCGGCCTGCTCGTGCCCGTCATCAAGGACGCGGGTGACCTGTCGATCGCCGGCATCGCGAAGAAGATCGCCGACCTCGCCGCTCGCACGCGTGACAACAAGGTGACGCCGGACGAGCTGGGTGGCGGCACGTTCACGATCTCGAACATCGGCTCGAACGGTTCGCTCATCGACACCCCGATCATCAACCAGCCGCAGGTCGCCATCCTCGGCACCGGCGCGATGGTCAAGCGTCCCGTCGTCGTCACCGATGAGTTCGGCAACGACTCGATCGCGATCCGTCAGATGATGAACCTCGTCCTCACCTACGACCACCGCGTGGTCGACGGCGCCGACGCCGGTCGCTTCCTCTCGGCCATCAAGGCTCGCCTGGAAGAGGGCGCCTTCGAGGTGTGA
- a CDS encoding TIGR01777 family oxidoreductase: MTGQRIAITGSSGVIGGALSSCLRRRGDTVIRIVRRPAVTPGEVTLPEARSSNSRLVETLATVDAVVNLAGAGVGDHRWSRAYKDAIRESRIETTSRLADALAEVPQRIRLVSASAIGFYGDRGDEVLDETSAPGEDFLARVCIEWEAAAMRAAKRHDVALARTGLVMTGEAGAFAPLLTTTRLGAGGPLGSGRQWWSWITLRDEVRALVFLLDHPDVVGPVNLVAPRASRQADLAQALARSLRRPAALRVPKGALRFVLGEMADQVTASTRVRPHVLEAAGFDWQDENQDQALDRLVASAL, from the coding sequence ATGACTGGACAGCGCATCGCCATCACCGGTTCCTCCGGAGTGATCGGCGGTGCGCTGTCATCATGTCTGCGTCGCCGCGGCGACACCGTCATCCGGATCGTCCGACGACCGGCGGTCACACCCGGCGAGGTGACGCTGCCCGAGGCCCGCAGCTCGAACAGCCGATTGGTCGAGACGCTCGCCACCGTCGATGCGGTCGTCAACCTGGCCGGGGCGGGCGTCGGGGATCATCGGTGGAGCCGCGCGTACAAGGACGCGATTCGCGAGTCGCGGATCGAGACGACGTCGAGGCTCGCCGACGCACTGGCGGAGGTGCCCCAACGGATTCGTCTCGTCTCGGCTTCGGCGATCGGCTTCTACGGCGATCGCGGTGACGAGGTGCTCGACGAGACGAGCGCACCCGGGGAAGACTTCCTCGCTCGCGTCTGCATCGAGTGGGAAGCTGCGGCGATGAGGGCTGCGAAGCGCCACGACGTCGCCCTCGCGCGCACCGGTCTCGTCATGACGGGCGAGGCCGGAGCGTTCGCTCCCCTCCTGACGACGACGCGGCTGGGCGCAGGGGGCCCATTGGGTTCGGGGCGGCAGTGGTGGAGCTGGATCACGCTGCGTGACGAGGTGCGCGCGCTGGTGTTTCTTCTCGACCACCCCGACGTCGTCGGGCCCGTCAACCTCGTCGCACCGCGCGCGAGTCGGCAGGCCGATCTCGCACAGGCACTCGCGCGCTCGCTGCGGCGCCCCGCTGCCCTGCGCGTACCGAAGGGGGCATTGCGCTTCGTCCTCGGTGAGATGGCCGACCAGGTGACCGCGTCGACGCGGGTACGCCCCCACGTGCTCGAAGCTGCCGGGTTCGACTGGCAGGACGAGAACCAGGACCAGGCGCTCGACCGGCTCGTCGCGTCGGCGCTCTGA